The following nucleotide sequence is from Achromobacter spanius.
TACCAAAATTCGAACTTATTTGATGAAAATGCCCTAGTTAACCCTTATAAATCGTGAACATTTTCGTTCCTGAGAATTTCCATATGTTGTAATGCTGCCGTGCCCGTCCGGTCACAATGAAATAAATTGTTATTATTACTCGCCGCTGACTGCATACTATCCGCGGCGCACTGAAAGCCCCTTACCCATGTTATGTCCCTTTAATTATTCAATATATTGGCAATATCGAATATTCATCGGGACGGCGGCGGCGCAAACCGAGACATATAGGCAATGAGACGTACGTACCCGGCAAGTTCGCTTACCCTCGCCCTTGTTTGTATCTTTGCCCTTGGCGCACAGGCGCGGGCGGATGGCCCGCTCCGAGGCAACCCTGTTGACGCCCTGCCGCAGCTTGAAAGACCGCCCGGCGCCACGCAACCGCCTCCCGTCGTGCAAACCACCACGCCCGAGCAGTTGGCGTTGCAGGCCAGGCTGGCGCAACGCATCGTCCCCTTGAACTTCGACGTCAGCGGCGTTCACGCCATTCCCTTCGACGAGGTTTCCGCGATACTCAGCCCGCTGTCGGGCAAGGAAATCAGCTTGGGCGAGCTGGTTCAGCAAGTCGACAAGATCACACAGCTATACCGCGACAAGGGTTATCCGCTGTCTTTCGCGCTGGTACAGAATCAGACGTTTGCCAATGGCCTGGTCGTGGTGACCGTGGTCGAAGGCTTTATTGCCAACGTGCGGATTGAAGGCGATATCGGCAACGCGCAGGGGCGTTTGGACACCCTGGCCGGCCCGCTAACGCAAGAGCGTCCGCTCAAACAGGCCACGCTTGAGCGCCAGTTGAATTTGATGCGCACGGTGCCCGGCGTGAAATTCACCCCCAGCCTGGATTTGCCGCGCCGCGCGGACGGCGCCACTGAACTGGTATTGACCGCCACCCGGCACCCGTTCAGTTTGACGGGCGGGATAGCCGACCTGGGTACCGGCATGCAACCCTTGGTCAATATGGGCGCCAACAGCCTCACGCCGCTGGGCGAACAGGTCAAACTCACCGCTGCGGTGCCGTTCAATACCGACGACGTGAAATACGTCATGGGCGAAATCAGCGTGCCCATCGGCCCCGACGGTTTGGCGGTCAAGGTGGATGGCTATCACTACGACGCCAAACCCAAGGATGACGCAATCGAATATCTGGGTTTTGAACGGCGCGTCAAGAACGACCGTATCGGCATCGGCGTCAGCTATCCGATTTTGCTGAACAACACGCGTTCGCTCACCGGCACGGTGGGGATGTACGCGGCCAATTCCAAAGACCGCTATGAAGCGCGTAATTCCGACCGCTGGCTGCAGCAAGACGCGCGTGTGCGCGCCGCTAATGTCGAACTACGATATATTCAGATTTCCGAAAGCCGCACCACCGACGTCAGCGGCGGCATATCCAAGGGGTTTGACACTGCCGGCGCCAAAAAAGACATATCGACCAATTATGGTTATTCGGCGACCCCTATTCTGGATCTGGATTTCACCC
It contains:
- a CDS encoding ShlB/FhaC/HecB family hemolysin secretion/activation protein, coding for MRRTYPASSLTLALVCIFALGAQARADGPLRGNPVDALPQLERPPGATQPPPVVQTTTPEQLALQARLAQRIVPLNFDVSGVHAIPFDEVSAILSPLSGKEISLGELVQQVDKITQLYRDKGYPLSFALVQNQTFANGLVVVTVVEGFIANVRIEGDIGNAQGRLDTLAGPLTQERPLKQATLERQLNLMRTVPGVKFTPSLDLPRRADGATELVLTATRHPFSLTGGIADLGTGMQPLVNMGANSLTPLGEQVKLTAAVPFNTDDVKYVMGEISVPIGPDGLAVKVDGYHYDAKPKDDAIEYLGFERRVKNDRIGIGVSYPILLNNTRSLTGTVGMYAANSKDRYEARNSDRWLQQDARVRAANVELRYIQISESRTTDVSGGISKGFDTAGAKKDISTNYGYSATPILDLDFTRYNLNAKQTFALPAQFGLILSGAAQYSSNILPSSEQVSFGSWRYAMGYPQGEQSGDKGVGVSAEVNRRFGTGWEYLSSVQPYALIDYARTWYNNKDLQALNQRHLSSVALGLRFTDDKYYLFDFNVAKPIGSATINNDHDVRFNANYSLFYDAF